In Candidatus Methylomirabilota bacterium, the genomic stretch CAGGCTCTCTCGGCGTGCTGTCGTATACCACATCGCCGGATGGCTCTTCGATCTCCTCGATCGCGTAGGGCTCGACCCGGCTTCCCATGAGTCCGGCCAGGGCGACGGCCATATCAAGGGGCGAGACGTCAATCGAACCTATCGCAACCGTGAGCCCGGGATCGATTGTGTGCTCGGGAAGCCCGAACCGCTGGGCGACCTCTGGCGCAATGAGCGCGATCCCGTCTCGCTTGGCGCGTTCCGGATCTATCGTGGACAGGTGCATACCCAGTCGGGCCATGAGCCCGAGTATCTCCTCCTTGTAGACCAGTCTCGGCACCCGTGAGCCTCTGACGACCGCTCGAACGTCCCTCATCGCGCTCATGGTGCAGGCGTTTCGTGATTCGGCGAGGCAGCGGATCGGCTCGCTGATCCCGACATACCGCGCCAGTGATTCATAGGGGAAGTTCTGGATATGGTGCCTGCCCCGGCCACGGCCCATGGCAATCGAGAGCGCGGACTTGCCCTCCGCAACGCCATAGGAATCGTCCAACTGGCAGGGCCCCGAGCCCTGATCCTGACACGAAAGTCTCCCACCCTTCAGGATCCAGGTCGCATAGAAGAACGGTTTACAGGCTGATCCGCAGTGTCGCTTGATCTGGTTGAGCAAGTACTCGTTTTCCTGAAACGGTGGCTCCTGTGTAAACACCTTGAGCGCGCCGGTCCTGGCATCGATGAGGATGGCCACCCCTCGCAAATCCGTCAACGCGGGATTCCGAGCCTTCATGGCCCCCATCGACTCGTGCAGCGCATCCGCCGCCGCTCGCTGCCAGCCACAGTTGATGCTGGTGTGCACCTTAAGCCCTTGATCAACCAGTCGCGTCTTCTCAACGATCTGTCGACGAACAAATTCGGCGACATGGAGCGCTCTACATGGGTCAAGCTCTTGTCGCTGGGGGAGCGGCAGCTTTTGCCATGCTTCTGCCTGCACTTTAGTAATGACCTGCTCGCCGGCGAGTTGGTCGAGCACCCTTCCTCGAAGCCTCAACGCCGCTTTCGGGTTGATGAAAGGAGAATACTGCGGGGTCCGCCAGGTGCCGATCAGCATCGCAGCTTCTGCGATCGATAGTTCAGCCGGCTGCTTATGGAAGTAGTACTGACTGCACGCTTTGACGCCGTATCGCCCGTGTCCACAAAAGACATTGTTGAGGTACAGCTCGAGGATGTGTTTTCTGTCCACATGTCCCTCAAGCAGTATCGAGAACCACAGCTCTCTCCCCTTCCGCCATAATTTGGCGCTCACCGCCTTGGTTTCCTGCTCTTGTCGGCGTTCCTCTTCTGCAAACAGCATACGCGCGACCTGCTGGGTGATGGTCGATCCCCCCTGCTCGAGGCTCAGCGTTTTGAGATCCTGCCACAACGCCCGCAGGATACCGCGTCCGCTGACCGGTGTCAGCCGTTTCTCAAACGCTTTGTCTTCCGCCAGCACCGCGAGCGTTGGGAAGCGTCCCATCTCGCTCAGTGTGGCCATCTCACGGCAATAGGTGCAGTACTCTCTTAACGCTTCACCGTCCTCTGCGTACAGGACGCTCGTTTCACGGCGGTCCTGTATCCGCGAGAAATCGGGCCATGTGAAGAAACCATTCAGATACAGCGCAAGCAGCCCACCGGACACGATGGGAACGGAGAGAAGAAAAAGAGCCGACACAAATGGAGCGGCTGGCTGGGCGACCTTTTTCAATCCGCCCACCAATCCACGCCCATTTCTCACGGCAATGGTGAGCCGGGTGATATTCGCCTTCATGCCACTGCTCGCGACTATAAGCCATCTCGTAGTCATTGTATATATTATACAGCAATGCCCGTCGTTTTGAGATGTAAGACAAGCCGGTCTGTGAGAGTCCTCACGCCGAGCTCGCTCCATCTTCTGCGACTCCGCCACTTTCCGCTTGACAGCAGCATCGAAGAACGCTATCAAACTATGCCCGATCTGCTTGGGGTTCTCCGCCGCTAATTTTCCGCCTCGTCTTCCAGGAGACCCGCGAAGGAGAGGATTTCCTGTTGCTCGGTATGGCTGTATTTCACGTGACTTACCCATCGGTTTCGGCTATATTTAAACGCACATCATGGATCGACGATAAAAAGATAGAAGGAGAACTGTGTGACTGACCAGACGGATTTGGTGTCTGTGACCCCTTACGGAATCCCGCCCAGACAGGGCCTGTACGACCCGACCTGCGAGCATGACGCCTGCGGTGTGGGCTTCGTGGTGGATATTAAGGGACGCAAGTCCCACACCGTCATCCAGCAGTCGCTGACGGTCCTGAAGAACCTGCTGCACCGCGGCGCGTGCGGCTCCGAGCCGAACACGGGTGATGGGGCCGGCGTCCTTATTCAGATGCCCCACGCCTTTCTCGCCCGCGAGTGCGGGAAGATCGGGATCACCCTGCCCGCTCCGCGACACTACGGTGCCGGATTGGTTTTCCTTCCGACCGACCCTTCACAAGCCGCCAAATGCCAGGCAACCTTCGAGGAGATCATTCTGGAGGAAGGGCAGGCGCTGCTGGGATGGCGGGACGTGCCGACCGACGACTCGCCGATCGGCCCCAGCGCCAAGGCCGCCAAGCCGGCCTTCAAGCAGATCTTTATCGGCCGCAACCCGGCTATCCAGGACGACCGGTCGTTCGAGCGAAAGCTCTACATAATCCGCAAACAGGTCGAGCATATAGTCTATTCCTCGACTCTTGC encodes the following:
- a CDS encoding transglycosylase domain-containing protein → MKANITRLTIAVRNGRGLVGGLKKVAQPAAPFVSALFLLSVPIVSGGLLALYLNGFFTWPDFSRIQDRRETSVLYAEDGEALREYCTYCREMATLSEMGRFPTLAVLAEDKAFEKRLTPVSGRGILRALWQDLKTLSLEQGGSTITQQVARMLFAEEERRQEQETKAVSAKLWRKGRELWFSILLEGHVDRKHILELYLNNVFCGHGRYGVKACSQYYFHKQPAELSIAEAAMLIGTWRTPQYSPFINPKAALRLRGRVLDQLAGEQVITKVQAEAWQKLPLPQRQELDPCRALHVAEFVRRQIVEKTRLVDQGLKVHTSINCGWQRAAADALHESMGAMKARNPALTDLRGVAILIDARTGALKVFTQEPPFQENEYLLNQIKRHCGSACKPFFYATWILKGGRLSCQDQGSGPCQLDDSYGVAEGKSALSIAMGRGRGRHHIQNFPYESLARYVGISEPIRCLAESRNACTMSAMRDVRAVVRGSRVPRLVYKEEILGLMARLGMHLSTIDPERAKRDGIALIAPEVAQRFGLPEHTIDPGLTVAIGSIDVSPLDMAVALAGLMGSRVEPYAIEEIEEPSGDVVYDSTPREPENAFQKIVEEELAARLELEKVRGGSSGELTVEERRKIEADAKSEAEKLVLAITRGLRAPIEFTHGTGKLVTTGDPGRGIPKLDFPVMGKTGTATNGKGETTDNWFYGCSPSYCMAVWIGREKKLPMETIIETPGGRKIKVQETGGRNALPVFIKTMKAVYENRPIETFPEATDPKKPFLFSLPLSPAPLVIPKEEAGTPHATEHMTKEDTVPGDRDDF